CGTTACTGGTGGTGTACTGGAGGGTAGTATAAAACGCTAGTGCAATACTGGTAAGCGCTAGGGGTTTAAAAAATAGGCTACTAGGGGGGAGTATTGTTTGTCGAGCGCTGTAGATGCGTAGCACGCCCAGGCTGAGTGAGGGCTGATCTCAGAAGATCGGCCCCCCGAATACCTCCCGAAAAGCAAAAAGCCCACAGGCTGGGCCTGTGGGCTTTGTGTGCTGCCTGCGGGCGGGGCCACGCAGGGGATGTGCCGATCAGCGCTTGCCGATAGGCTGCACGTCGCGGCGTTCGGAGCCGGTGAACAGCTGGCGTGGGCGGCCGATCTTGTACTCGGGGTCGCCAATCATTTCGTTCAGTTGGGCAATCCAGCCCACGGTGCGTGCCAGCGCGAAGATGGCGGTGAACAGCGAGACGGGGATACCGATGGCGCGCTGCACGATGCCCGAGTAGAAGTCCACGTTGGGGTACAGCTTGCGCGACACGAAGTAGTCGTCTTCCAGCGCAATCTTTTCCAGCTCCTTGGCCAGCTTGAACAGAGGATCGTTTTCCAGGCCCAGTTCCTGCAGCACTTCGTTGCAGGTTTCCTGCATCAGCTTGGCACGGGGGTCGTAGTTCTTGTAAACGCGGTGGCCAAAACCCATCAGCTTCACGCCAGAGTTCTTGTCCTTGACCTTCTCCATGAACTCGCCGACCTTGGCTACGCCACCGTTGCGCTGGATGTCTTCCAGCATGTTCAGGCAGGCTTCGTTGGCACCGCCGTGGGCAGGGCCCCACAGGCAGGCTACGCCCGCTGCGATGGCCGCGAACGGGTTGGTGCCCGACGAGCCGCACAGGCGCACGGTCGATGTCGAAGCGTTTTGCTCGTGGTCAGCGTGCAGGATGAAGATGCGGTCCAGTGCGCGTTCGAGCACGGGGTTGACCTTGTACTCTTCGCAAGGCGTGGCAAACATCATGCGCATGAAGTTGCCAGCGTAGCTCAGGTCGTTGCGAGGATAGATGTAAGGCTGGCCGACGCTGTACTTGTAAGCCATGGACACCAGCGTGGGCATCTTGGCGATCAGGCGGATCGCGGCGATTTCGCGGTGCTCTGGGTTGTTGATGTCGGTGCTGTCGTGGTAGAAGGCCGACAAACCACCCACCAGACCGGTCAGCACAGCCATGGGGTGTGCGTCACGGCGGAAGCCACGCAGGAAGAACTGCATCTGCTCGTTGACCATGGTGTGGTTGGTCACGCGGCTGGTGAAGTCCTTCTTCTGGGCTTCGTTGGGCAGGTTTCCGTACAGCAGCAGGTGGCAGGTTTCCAGAAAGTCGCAGTTCACGGCCAACTGCTCAATGGGGTAGCCACGGTACAGCAGCTCACCCTTGTCGCCATCGATGTAGGTGATGGCGGATTGCGTAGCGGCTGTGGACAGGAAGCCTGGGTCATAGGTGAACATGCCCGTTTGCGCATACAGCTTACGGATGTCGATGACGTCCGGACCGATGTTGCCCTGATAGACCGGCAGGTCCACGCTGGGGCTGCCGTTACTGAACGACAGGGTGGCTTTGTTGTCAGCTAGCTTCATTGTTACTTTCCTTAGGTTTGCCGATGTCAATCCGGTCTAGGGGCGCCCTGCGTTTGTCAGGCCCGCAGGGCAGGGGTGCCGCCGCTGGAGCGCAGCATGCTGAGTACTTCGTTCACTTCTGCGCTGGCCAGTGTCTCGTCTGGTTCGCGTCGGCAGAGCACCAAGTCCAGCAGATCGTTGTCCGCCAGATCCATGAGCGCCGTCAGCCCTTGCGCGTGCCGCTGTGTCAGCTCGGGCTCAAAGCGTTTGAAGAACTGCTGAATGAACAGATCGTTCTCCAGCAAACCGCGCCGGCAGCGCCAGTGCAGCTTGCTCAGTTCGCGTTCGCTCAGCCGCTCGGAGGCAGCGGTGGGCGCAGTGATGACGGTGTCGCTCATGGTGTGTGCTCTGAAAAGATCAGACAGCGCGGCGCACCATCAGTTCCTTGATCTTGCCAATCGCCTTGGTGGGGTTCAGTCCCTTGGGGCAAACGTCCACGCAATTCATGATGGTGTGGCAACGGAACAGACGGTAGGGGTCTTCCAGGTTGTCCAGGCGCTGGCCTGTGGCTTCGTCGCGGCTGTCGGCAATGAAGCGATAGGCTTGCAGCAGGCCTGCTGGGCCCACGAACTTGTCGGGGTTCCACCAGAAGCTGGGGCAGCTGGTGGAGCAGCTGGCACACAGAATGCACTCGTACAGGCCGTTGAGCTCTTCGCGCTCTTCAGGGCTTTGCAGGCGCTCGCGGTCTGGTGCCGTCAGGCTGTCGTTGATCAAGTAGGGCTTGATCGAGTTGTATTGCTTGAAGAACTGCGTCATGTCCACGATCAGGTCGCGGATCACAGGCAGGCCGGGCAGGGGCTTCAGAACAATCGTGCCCTTGAGGGTGTTCATGTTCGTCAGGCAAGCCAGGCCGTTCTTGCCATTGATGTTCATGGCGTCGGAGCCGCAAACACCTTCGCGGCAGGAGCGACGGAACGACAGAGTGGGGTCTTGCTCCTTGAGCTTGACCAGGGCATCCAGCAGCATGCGTTCGTGGCCGTCGAGTTCGATCTCGATGGTTTGCATGTAGGGCTTGGCGTCCTTGTCCGGATCGTAGCGATAGATTTGGAATGTGCGCTTCATGATTCTGCTCTCGTGGGGCTACTGTTTAGAACGTCCGGACCTTGGGTGGAATGCTGTCCACTGTCAGGGGCTTGAGGTTGACCGGCTTGTAATCCAGACGGTTACCTTCGCTGTACCACAGGGTGTGCTTCATCCACTCCTTGTCGTTACGGCCCAGAGGGAACTCTGCGTGGTCGGCAGGGTGCTCGTAGTCGTACACGGTGTGGGCGCCACGGCATTCCTTGCGGGCTGCGGCAGACACCATGGTGGCCTGGGCCACTTCGATCAGGTTGTCCACTTCGAGGGCTTCGATGCGGGCCGTGTTGAACACCTTGGACTTGTCTTGCAGCGTGACACTGGACACGCGGGCGCGCAGTTCGGCGATTTTTTGGACGCCTTCGTCCATGCTGGCCTGGGTGCGGAACACGCCAGCATGTTGCTGCATCGTGGCGCGGATATCGCCTGCCACGGCTTGCGAGTAGGTGCCACCCGTAGAGCTTTCCAGTTGGTTCAAACGCTCCAGCGTGCGGTCTGCCGCGTTCGCTGGCAGGGCCTTGTGCTCTTTATTCTTGTTGTTGAACTCGACGATGTGGCGGCCAGCGGCCTTGCCAAACACCAGCAGGTCCAACAGCGAGTTGGTGCCCAGGCGGTTGGCGCCGTGCACGCTCACGCAGGCGCATTCACCCACCGCGTACAGACCGTTGATCACGGAGTTGTTGATGCCATCCTTTTGTTCCACGACCTGGCCATGGATGTTGGTGGGCACGCCGCCCATCTGGTAGTGGATGGTGGGAACCACGGGGATGGGTTCCTTGGTGATGTCCACGTTGGCGAAGTTGACGCCGATTTCGTACACCGAAGGCAGGCGCTTGTGGATGGTTTCGGCACCCAGGTGGTCGAGCTTGAGCAGGATGTAGTCCTTGTTGGGACCACAGCCACGGCCTTCCTTGATTTCCTGGTCCATGCAGCGCGACACGAAATCGCGAGGGGCCAAGTCCTTCAGGGTGGGAGCGTAGCGCTCCATGAAGCGTTCACCATTGCTGTTGAGCAAAATGGCACCTTCGCCTCGGCAGCCTTCGGTCAGCAGCACGCCAGCGCCGGCCACGCCGGTGGGGTGGAACTGCCAGAACTCCATGTCTTGCAAGGCGATGCCAGCCCGTGCAGCCATGCCCAAGCCGTCACCGGTGTTGATGAAAGCGTTGGTGGACGCGCCGAAGATGCGGCCCGCACCGCCAGTGGCCAGCAGCACCGTCTTGGCTTGCAGGATGTGCAGATCGCCGGTTTCCATTTCCAGTGCGGTCACGCCGACCACGTCGCCGGCTTCGTCGCGGATCAGGTCCAGGGCCATCCACTCCACGAAGAAGTTGGTCTTGGCCTTGACGTTTTGCTGGTACAGCGTGTGCAACATGGCGTGGCCAGTGCGGTCGGCTGCAGCGCAGGCGCGTTGCACAGGCTTTTCGCCGTAGTTGGCGGTGTGGCCGCCGAAGGGGCGCTGGTAGATGGTGCCATCGGGGTTGCGGTCGAACGGCATACCGAAGTGTTCCAGCTCGTACACCACCTTGGGGGCTTCGCGGCACATGAACTCGATGGCATCCTGGTCGCCCAGCCAGTCAGAGCCCTTGATGGTGTCGTAGAAGTGATAGTGCCAGTTGTCTTCGCTCATGTTGCCCAGCGAGGCAGACACGCCGCCTTGGGCTGCCACGGTGTGCGAGCGGGTGGGGAAGACCTTGGACAGCGAGGCCACGTTCAGGCCTGCGCGAGACAGCTCCAGCGCGGCGCGCATGCCCGAGCCGCCTGCGCCGACGATGACTACGTCAAACTTGCGCGTGGTGATGTTGGCTTTTGTATAGCTCATTTTGTACCTTCAATCGCGGGAATCAGAGACGCCACAGAACCTGGATGCCCCAGCCAGCGCAGCTGACGAGCCAGACAATGGTGAAAACTTGCAGGGCCAGGCGCAGGCCCACGGGCTGGATGTAGTCCATGAAGATGTCGCGGACACCCACCCACACGTGCCATGCCATGGCCACGATCACGGAGAAGGTCAGAACCTTCATCCACTGGGCGGAAAAAATGCCAGCCCACAGGTCGTAGCCAATCGGGCCCTTGGAGGCCACGAGTTGAACCAGAACCACAATGGTGAACAATGCCATGAGGGCGGCGGTGACGCGCTGGCTCAGCCAGTCGCGCAGGCCGTAATGGGCACCGACGACGGTGCGCTTGGAGCCGTAATTGACGGACATATCAGTTTCCTCTTTGGGGGTGGGGCGGTGCTGCCAGGTGCTGCACTTGCCTTGTTGTTTGAATCAGTACAGGCCGAACAGCTTGGCGCCAAGCACCAAAGCCAAACCAATGCTCACGGCCAAGGTGAATACGGCGGATGACTTGCCGAATTCCTTGGTGACCGCTGCATGGTTCACATCCATCAGCAAATGGCGAAGGCCAGCGATGAAGTGGTGCAGGTAGGCCCAGATCAGTGCCAGTGCCACCAGCTTGACGAACCAGCCGGGAACAAAATACAAACCTACATTGAAGGCCGCCTTGAATTTGGCGAAAGAGATTTCAGATGACAGAGACGTGTCAAACATCCAGAGGATGAAAGGCAGTAAAAGGAACATGATCACCCCGCTGGCGCGGTGCAGAATGGAAACCCATGCTGCTGGCGCCATGCGGTAGGTCGTCAGGTCCTTGAAGGCATTGATGTTGCGGAATTCAGGCCGTTTTTTGGCTAGTTCGGTCATGTCTGGTGCTTTCGTGGATGTAACTGCTCTGTAATTTGAAGATGCAAACAACGCAAAATTCTATTGCAATGCAACAACCGCAGCGCTGTGTCGGGTTCAATTTTTGACCTTTGTGCTCAGGTGCCAGCCTGCTGTCAGCTCAGTTCGTTACGGTAGTGGTGTGTGTCTGTGAGGTACAAACCGCGGCGTAACTCCATCGGAACATCGTTGTAGGTGTAGGCGATGCGCTCCACGCTGAGCAAGGGTGTGCCGGTCGTCACATGTAGCAGGGCGGCTTGCTCTGCATCGGGCAAAACGGCTCGGATCTTTTCTTCGGCGCGCACCATGCGCACGCCAAAATCAATTTCAAACATGGCGTAAGTGGGGCCTTGGTAGTTCGCCATCTGTTCGCCCGTCAGGCCCTTGAAGGCATGGCCTGGCAGCCAGATGTCTTCCAAAATGGTGGGAACCCCGGCAAACGACAAAATGCGCTTGGCCTGTATCACCGCGTCGCCGCTGCGCAGCGCCAATGTGCGGGCAATTTCGGCAGAGGCGCGCACCCTGCGGCAGTCGATGATGTTGCGCTGGGCGGGGCCTTCTACGCTGGCGTCTCCGGTGTCGGGCAGTAGTTTCAGGAACCGGTACTGCACGTGCTGCTCGGCATGCGTTGCCACAAAAGTGCCTTTGCCTTGGCGGCGCATGACCAGATTTTCAGCGGCCAGCTCATCAATGGCCTTGCGGACCGTGCCCTGGCTCACCCGAAAGCGCGCCGCCAACTCCATCTCGCTGGGGATGGCTTCGCCGGGCTTCCACTCACCTTGCTGCAGGCTTTGCAGGATGAGCCCTTTGATTTGTTGGTACAGCGGGCTGAACGCAGGCGTTGACAGTCCGGTGGCGCTTTGCGGCGTGGTTGGATTGTCGGCGGCGAACGGGAGCGAAGACATGGCGCTGGTCGTGGGGCTGTGGGGCAGGAGGGCAATTTGAAGCTGCGCAATCATATCTTATATAAGACATAAGACAAATTGACCGAGGCCATGAAACAGGGGTAAACTCCAAGGCTGTTTGCGGGGCACGGGCTGCTGGTAACAGGCGCTGGTGCTTGCGTTGCACCTTTACCTGTTTTTGTCACTTCCTGGAGTTTTCACCATGAGCAAGAAGCCCGTCCGTGTTGCCGTTACAGGCGCCGCTGGTCAAATCGGTTACGCACTGCTGTTCCGCATCGCCTCTGGCGAAATGCTCGGCAAAGACCAGCCCGTCATCCTGCAATTGCTGGAAGTGCCTGCCGACGGCCCCCAAAAGGCGCTCAAGGGCGTGATGATGGAGTTGGACGATTGCGCATTCCCCCTGCTGGTGGGTATGACCGCCCACAGCGACCCCATGACTGCATTCAAGGACGCTGACTACGCTTTGCTGGTTGGCTCGCGTCCACGCGGCCCTGGCATGGAACGCGCCGAACTGCTGGCCGTCAACGGTGCCATCTTCACCGCACAAGGCAAGGCCCTGAATGCCGTGGCTTCGCGCAACGTGAAGGTGCTCGTGGTGGGTAACCCCGCTAACACCAACGCCTACATCGCCATGAAGTCGGCCCCGGATCTGCCACGCAAGAACTTCACGGCCATGCTGCGCCTGGACCACAACCGCGCTGCCAGCCAGATCGCAGCCAAGACCGGCAAGGCTGTGGCTGACATCGAAAAGTTGACCGTCTGGGGCAATCACTCGCCCACGATGTATGCCGACTACCGTTTTGCCACCATCAACGGCGAAAGCGTTGCCAAGACCATCAACGACCAGGAATGGAACGCCAACACCTTCTTGCCCACCGTGGGCAAGCGTGGTGCCGCCATCATCGAAGCCCGCGGCCTGTCTTCGGCTGCTTCGGCTGCCAATGCGGCCATCGACCACATGCGCGACTGGGCCCTGGGCACCAATGGCAAGTGGGTCACCATGGGTATTCCTTCGGACGGCCAATACGGCATTCCCAAGGACACGATGTTCGGCTTCCCTGTGACTTGCGAAAACGGCGAATACAAGGTCGTTGAAGGTCTGGAAATCGATGCCTTCTCGCAAGAGCGCATCAATATCACGCTGGCTGAGCTGCAAGGCGAGCAAGACGGCGTCAAGCACCTGCTGTAAATCTGCCTGTGGTATCCGTGTCTGCCCCTTCTGAGTCCTCGGGTCTTGCGACCTCCGCTGCCCCAGCGGGCGGGGCAGGGCGGGCACAGGTACCTCCTCGCAGCCTGCTGTTGGGTGCGCAGGCGCAAACGGGCTTGTTGCCCGTTTGCGACCACTACAGCGGGGTTGAGGCGCGCATGCGCAAAAGCTTGCAGATGCAAGCCGAACTGACCCAAGAATTTGGCACCTGCGTGGTGGATGTCACCCTCGATTGCGAGGATGGCGCGCCGGTAGGACTCGAGGCCGAGCACGCCCGCCTGGTGGGCGGGTTGGCCGCGCAGGCCCCTGCGGGCGCCCGTGTTGCTGCCCGGGTGCACGCAGCCAGCCACCCCGCTTTTGCCAACGATGTGGCCACCATTGTGGATTTGGCGGCTGGTCGCTTATGTCATGTGATGCTGCCCAAGGTCGAGTCCCTAGACGACGTGTTGGCGGCGGACCGGGCTCTGGAGCGTGCAGGCGCCCCAGGCCTTCCTTTGCACGCACTGATCGAATCCCCTTTGGCCGTAAAGCATGCTTTTGACATTGCGGCCCACCCCCGGGTACAGAGCCTCAGCTTTGGCTTGATGGATTTTGTGTCGGCCCACGGTGGCGCGATCCCTGCCCATGCCATGACGTCACGGGGGCAATTTGCCCATCCGCTGGTGGTGCGGGCCAAGCTTGAAATTGCCGCTGCTTGCCATGCCTATGGCAAAGTGCCTTCGCATTGCGTAGTGACCGAGTTCACCGACCCAGCTGCAATGCAAGCCGCCGCTACACAGGCATCGCAGGAGCTGGGCTACACCCGCATGTGGAGCATTCACCCGTCGCAGATTCGGCCCATCTTGCGTGCCTTCGCGCCCGCGATGGATGAGGTGCAGGCGGCATCGCAGATTTTGTTGGCGGCTGAAACCGCGCAGTGGGCACCCATCAGCCATGGCGGGGTGTTGCATGACCGGGCCAGCTACCGTTTTTACTGGCAATTGCTGGAGCGCGCGCACCGCACAGGTGTCTCGCTGCCTCCCGCCGTCAGTCACTGGTTTGATGCTTGCGCATTGAACTCTTCTTTTTAGCCTGACATTCCACAGGACCCACGACGCCATGAAAACTCTGATCGCTTCTGCAGTCATGCTGCTTGCTCCCGCATGGGTGATGGCGCAGGCCACTACGGCGGCCCAGCCCGCTTCCAAGACCGCATCCGCCAAGCAGGATGCGCCGGCAAAGGCCAAGCCAGCCCCTGCCGCCAAGGCCAGTGGCAATGCCAGCGCGCCCGCCAACAAGACCACGGTCGCCAAGGCGCAGCAAACCAGCAGCCGCACCCAGCTCAAGAGCGCTGCCAACCAGGTTGCGACCGGCATCATTGCTGCGGAGGCAGCCCTGTCGCCCGAAGAACTGGCCATTGCCGAGCGCGTGCATGTGGGCCGTATCCCCTGTGAATTGGGTGCTGTGGTCAATATCTCTGCAGACGCTGCCACGCCAGGCTATTTCCATGTGGAAGGCAAAGGCTTCAAGTACCGCATGACCCCAGTGGCGACCAGCACGGGGGCCGTGCGCTTGGAAGACCAGAAGGCCGGTGCTGTGTGGCTGCAGATTGCCAACAAGTCCATGCTCATGAACCAGAAGCTGGGCCAGCGCATGGCTGACGAATGCATGAGCCCTGAGCAGGTCGTGGTCGCCGAAGCCATCAAGAAGACGCCGCCACCCAGCGTGTTCGACGCGCCCAAGGGCAGCAAGTAAATCATCCTGGCAGTGCCTCTTGCCGTCTGGTTTGCCAGCACAAGACACTGCCTTAAAAACGTCGGTGCCGATTGCCTGAAAGGGCAGGCCCGCCATCGCCCCACTTTAGAAAACAACCGGAGAAAACCATGTTGAAAGCCTACCGTGACCACGTAGCCGAGCGCGCCGCCCTGGGCATTCCCCCGCTGCCCCTGGAAGCCAAGCAGGTTGCTGAACTGATCGAGCTGATCAAGAACCCACCTGCCGGTGAAGACGCCTTTTTGCTCGATTTGCTGACCCACCGCGTACCGCCCGGCGTGGACGATGCTGCCAAAGTCAAGGCCAGTTTTTTGGCCGCTGTGGCACACGGCGACATCAAGGTGGGCCTGATCTCCAAGGCCAAGGCCACAGAGTTGCTGGGCACCATGGTCGGTGGCTACAACGTGCACCCGCTGATTGAATTGCTGGACGATGCTGAAGTGGCGGGTGTGGCCGCTGAAGGTCTGAAGAAGACCCTGCTGATGTTCGACTTCTTCAATGATGTGGCCACCAAAGCCAAGGCTGGCAATGCCAAGGCGCAGGAAGTCATCAAGAGCTGGGCCGATGCCGAGTGGTTCACCACCCGCCCTGAAGTCGAAAAGAAGATCACCGTCACCGTGTTCAAGGTGCCCGGTGAAACCAACACCGACGACCTGTCGCCCGCGCCAGACGCCTGGAGCCGCCCCGACATTCCGCTGCACTATCTGGCCATGCTCAAGAACACCCGCGAAGGCGCGGCGTTCAAGCCTGAAGAAGATGGCAAGCGCGGCCCG
This Acidovorax sp. 106 DNA region includes the following protein-coding sequences:
- the sdhD gene encoding succinate dehydrogenase, hydrophobic membrane anchor protein produces the protein MSVNYGSKRTVVGAHYGLRDWLSQRVTAALMALFTIVVLVQLVASKGPIGYDLWAGIFSAQWMKVLTFSVIVAMAWHVWVGVRDIFMDYIQPVGLRLALQVFTIVWLVSCAGWGIQVLWRL
- a CDS encoding GntR family transcriptional regulator → MSSLPFAADNPTTPQSATGLSTPAFSPLYQQIKGLILQSLQQGEWKPGEAIPSEMELAARFRVSQGTVRKAIDELAAENLVMRRQGKGTFVATHAEQHVQYRFLKLLPDTGDASVEGPAQRNIIDCRRVRASAEIARTLALRSGDAVIQAKRILSFAGVPTILEDIWLPGHAFKGLTGEQMANYQGPTYAMFEIDFGVRMVRAEEKIRAVLPDAEQAALLHVTTGTPLLSVERIAYTYNDVPMELRRGLYLTDTHHYRNELS
- a CDS encoding succinate dehydrogenase assembly factor 2, which translates into the protein MSDTVITAPTAASERLSERELSKLHWRCRRGLLENDLFIQQFFKRFEPELTQRHAQGLTALMDLADNDLLDLVLCRREPDETLASAEVNEVLSMLRSSGGTPALRA
- a CDS encoding CoA ester lyase; this encodes MQAELTQEFGTCVVDVTLDCEDGAPVGLEAEHARLVGGLAAQAPAGARVAARVHAASHPAFANDVATIVDLAAGRLCHVMLPKVESLDDVLAADRALERAGAPGLPLHALIESPLAVKHAFDIAAHPRVQSLSFGLMDFVSAHGGAIPAHAMTSRGQFAHPLVVRAKLEIAAACHAYGKVPSHCVVTEFTDPAAMQAAATQASQELGYTRMWSIHPSQIRPILRAFAPAMDEVQAASQILLAAETAQWAPISHGGVLHDRASYRFYWQLLERAHRTGVSLPPAVSHWFDACALNSSF
- the sdhC gene encoding succinate dehydrogenase, cytochrome b556 subunit is translated as MTELAKKRPEFRNINAFKDLTTYRMAPAAWVSILHRASGVIMFLLLPFILWMFDTSLSSEISFAKFKAAFNVGLYFVPGWFVKLVALALIWAYLHHFIAGLRHLLMDVNHAAVTKEFGKSSAVFTLAVSIGLALVLGAKLFGLY
- a CDS encoding succinate dehydrogenase iron-sulfur subunit encodes the protein MKRTFQIYRYDPDKDAKPYMQTIEIELDGHERMLLDALVKLKEQDPTLSFRRSCREGVCGSDAMNINGKNGLACLTNMNTLKGTIVLKPLPGLPVIRDLIVDMTQFFKQYNSIKPYLINDSLTAPDRERLQSPEEREELNGLYECILCASCSTSCPSFWWNPDKFVGPAGLLQAYRFIADSRDEATGQRLDNLEDPYRLFRCHTIMNCVDVCPKGLNPTKAIGKIKELMVRRAV
- a CDS encoding citrate synthase, which produces MKLADNKATLSFSNGSPSVDLPVYQGNIGPDVIDIRKLYAQTGMFTYDPGFLSTAATQSAITYIDGDKGELLYRGYPIEQLAVNCDFLETCHLLLYGNLPNEAQKKDFTSRVTNHTMVNEQMQFFLRGFRRDAHPMAVLTGLVGGLSAFYHDSTDINNPEHREIAAIRLIAKMPTLVSMAYKYSVGQPYIYPRNDLSYAGNFMRMMFATPCEEYKVNPVLERALDRIFILHADHEQNASTSTVRLCGSSGTNPFAAIAAGVACLWGPAHGGANEACLNMLEDIQRNGGVAKVGEFMEKVKDKNSGVKLMGFGHRVYKNYDPRAKLMQETCNEVLQELGLENDPLFKLAKELEKIALEDDYFVSRKLYPNVDFYSGIVQRAIGIPVSLFTAIFALARTVGWIAQLNEMIGDPEYKIGRPRQLFTGSERRDVQPIGKR
- the sdhA gene encoding succinate dehydrogenase flavoprotein subunit, with translation MSYTKANITTRKFDVVIVGAGGSGMRAALELSRAGLNVASLSKVFPTRSHTVAAQGGVSASLGNMSEDNWHYHFYDTIKGSDWLGDQDAIEFMCREAPKVVYELEHFGMPFDRNPDGTIYQRPFGGHTANYGEKPVQRACAAADRTGHAMLHTLYQQNVKAKTNFFVEWMALDLIRDEAGDVVGVTALEMETGDLHILQAKTVLLATGGAGRIFGASTNAFINTGDGLGMAARAGIALQDMEFWQFHPTGVAGAGVLLTEGCRGEGAILLNSNGERFMERYAPTLKDLAPRDFVSRCMDQEIKEGRGCGPNKDYILLKLDHLGAETIHKRLPSVYEIGVNFANVDITKEPIPVVPTIHYQMGGVPTNIHGQVVEQKDGINNSVINGLYAVGECACVSVHGANRLGTNSLLDLLVFGKAAGRHIVEFNNKNKEHKALPANAADRTLERLNQLESSTGGTYSQAVAGDIRATMQQHAGVFRTQASMDEGVQKIAELRARVSSVTLQDKSKVFNTARIEALEVDNLIEVAQATMVSAAARKECRGAHTVYDYEHPADHAEFPLGRNDKEWMKHTLWYSEGNRLDYKPVNLKPLTVDSIPPKVRTF
- a CDS encoding malate dehydrogenase, producing MSKKPVRVAVTGAAGQIGYALLFRIASGEMLGKDQPVILQLLEVPADGPQKALKGVMMELDDCAFPLLVGMTAHSDPMTAFKDADYALLVGSRPRGPGMERAELLAVNGAIFTAQGKALNAVASRNVKVLVVGNPANTNAYIAMKSAPDLPRKNFTAMLRLDHNRAASQIAAKTGKAVADIEKLTVWGNHSPTMYADYRFATINGESVAKTINDQEWNANTFLPTVGKRGAAIIEARGLSSAASAANAAIDHMRDWALGTNGKWVTMGIPSDGQYGIPKDTMFGFPVTCENGEYKVVEGLEIDAFSQERINITLAELQGEQDGVKHLL